A portion of the Patescibacteria group bacterium genome contains these proteins:
- a CDS encoding UDP-glucuronic acid decarboxylase family protein: MNNRKKILITGVTGFIGTNLVKELLSRGHKVVGIDNFYASSRERLQLFADEENFRFLEADIRNPLEIEGEIDQIYNLACPASPPVYQKEPLYTLETNIMGMKNVLELAEEKGAKVLQASTSEVYGDPKKHPQKETYWGNVNPVGPRSCYDEGKRAAETFCLEYFNRGVDVRVARIFNTYGPYMSPDDGRVVTNFITQALNDEDLTIYGDGEQTRSFCFVDDLVRGLVKFMNYEGELFGPLNLGNPVEYTILELADKVLALLPESSSELTYEPLPEDDPQKRRPDISRAKQKLSWQPEVGLEEGLKKTLQYIKYKCSE, from the coding sequence ATGAACAACAGAAAGAAAATTTTAATAACCGGAGTGACCGGGTTTATTGGGACTAATTTGGTTAAAGAATTACTTTCCCGCGGGCATAAGGTTGTCGGTATAGACAATTTTTACGCTAGCTCGCGGGAGCGCTTGCAGCTTTTTGCGGATGAAGAAAATTTCCGCTTTCTGGAAGCGGATATCCGCAATCCGTTGGAAATAGAAGGGGAAATTGACCAAATTTATAACCTCGCCTGCCCAGCTTCCCCACCTGTTTACCAAAAAGAGCCCCTTTACACTCTAGAAACAAATATTATGGGGATGAAAAATGTGTTGGAACTGGCAGAGGAAAAGGGGGCAAAAGTTTTGCAAGCTAGCACATCCGAAGTTTACGGCGACCCAAAAAAACACCCGCAAAAAGAGACTTACTGGGGAAATGTAAACCCGGTGGGACCGCGCAGCTGTTATGATGAGGGCAAGCGGGCAGCAGAGACTTTTTGCCTTGAATATTTTAACCGCGGGGTGGATGTGCGCGTCGCGCGCATTTTTAATACTTACGGGCCGTATATGAGTCCGGACGACGGGCGAGTGGTAACCAATTTTATTACTCAGGCGTTAAATGATGAGGATTTAACAATTTACGGTGACGGGGAGCAAACGCGGAGCTTTTGTTTTGTAGATGATTTGGTGCGCGGTTTGGTTAAATTTATGAATTATGAGGGGGAGCTTTTTGGACCCTTGAATTTGGGTAATCCGGTGGAATACACCATTTTGGAACTGGCGGACAAGGTGCTTGCGCTCCTGCCGGAAAGCTCCAGTGAACTTACCTACGAACCTTTGCCGGAGGACGACCCGCAAAAACGCCGCCCGGATATCTCCCGCGCAAAACAAAAACTCTCCTGGCAGCCGGAGGTTGGGTTGGAGGAAGGTTTGAAAAAGACGCTTCAGTATATAAAATATAAATGTTCGGAATAG
- a CDS encoding glycosyltransferase family 39 protein: MIADLLKKNYFDKVLKYAFLVLLSFTSLYPFLSKYLFDFSLSNRLKICLIAVTSLLGIGLFWRDRKEIVKKVHSEKEQEKRAEEKRKEEFKNKYPKINNIPIVKNIFGWMYKEGWVFSLGLGLIILTGCLVYTHNINYEFREDEYQVIGSAAGYYYTSEFYVWDWLKGAQGSRHYDRAWPHTWFVAQSYRIFGISEFSSRIVSVLFGLIFLVSVYFVTKYFWESKKLALLTTVSFVFYSRFIDIFRYTRMYAVLIPIFLLLFYFIYRSITESRKVNIKLKPLGRFIENNLDFNWKASFLALLFLILNYFIHINSLVLLPVLLLFIIYLAIVKKERKYIFVGFLGLVITFSVFLLYYFGFTERFLHHISFFGRNNRIYLKYLTSFPFIKEAGITLLLVGLIYPLIFSKEKRSKLVYSYLTVSLSLVFFIWIADRYSHFYYISHIVPISIILILFSYYLVIKLFDLKVIKIFLYCLPGFLILFNFYNSLETLYADEHSYGRFREAYRVIVENYNPEEDVLFGQYLRTYYLRELGDDLTAISMRNKRKYDFFEFLEDLGKCKSGWVTWETRKGYHIQEDIIDYIEENFEKYHGQGVDNTNVEVYYFNQDMVKEFRSMASYSGKELVEEASDTKGVIYNNDYDFVQPAEYNQPGYLEYEIDILEPVANLSIWWNAFVLYEGNYIKLWYSNDAKNYELLERLEGSKKGLRRKGFLDIPWDEEYPALYLRVELFANQETSAVKFDSRITEFKVYSTF; this comes from the coding sequence ATGATTGCAGATCTTTTGAAGAAAAATTATTTTGATAAAGTTCTCAAATATGCTTTCTTAGTACTTCTTTCTTTTACTTCTCTTTATCCTTTCTTGTCAAAGTATCTTTTTGACTTTTCTCTCAGCAATCGTCTCAAAATATGTTTAATTGCAGTAACAAGTCTGCTCGGCATCGGCTTGTTTTGGAGAGATAGAAAGGAAATAGTAAAGAAAGTACATTCAGAAAAGGAACAAGAAAAAAGAGCAGAAGAAAAGAGAAAAGAAGAATTCAAAAACAAATATCCCAAAATAAATAATATTCCAATTGTTAAAAATATTTTTGGATGGATGTATAAAGAGGGTTGGGTTTTTTCTTTGGGGTTAGGTTTGATTATTTTAACAGGTTGCCTTGTTTACACTCACAATATCAATTATGAATTTAGGGAAGATGAGTACCAAGTTATTGGTTCTGCTGCAGGTTATTACTACACTTCAGAGTTTTATGTTTGGGACTGGCTAAAAGGGGCGCAAGGTAGTAGACATTACGACCGGGCGTGGCCCCATACATGGTTTGTTGCCCAGTCGTACAGAATTTTTGGTATTTCTGAATTTTCTTCGCGCATAGTTTCCGTTTTATTTGGGTTGATATTTTTAGTTAGTGTTTATTTTGTGACTAAATATTTTTGGGAGAGTAAAAAATTAGCTCTTCTTACTACAGTGTCATTTGTATTTTATTCGCGGTTTATAGATATTTTTAGATACACACGGATGTATGCCGTTTTAATTCCTATTTTCTTACTCCTGTTTTACTTTATTTATAGGAGTATTACCGAGAGCAGGAAAGTAAATATAAAATTAAAGCCCCTGGGAAGATTTATAGAAAACAATCTAGATTTTAATTGGAAGGCTTCGTTCCTTGCTTTGCTCTTTCTGATTCTAAATTATTTTATCCACATTAATTCACTCGTACTGTTACCAGTATTATTGTTGTTTATTATTTACTTAGCAATAGTGAAAAAAGAGCGCAAGTATATTTTTGTAGGTTTCTTGGGGCTTGTCATTACCTTTTCTGTATTTTTACTTTATTATTTCGGTTTTACGGAACGATTTTTGCATCATATTTCTTTTTTCGGAAGAAATAATCGTATTTACTTAAAATATCTAACCAGTTTCCCTTTTATTAAGGAAGCCGGAATTACACTTCTTTTAGTAGGATTAATATATCCCTTAATTTTTAGCAAGGAAAAAAGATCGAAGTTGGTATATTCCTATCTAACTGTATCTCTATCCTTAGTTTTCTTTATATGGATCGCTGATCGGTATTCCCATTTTTATTACATTTCTCACATTGTGCCAATCTCGATTATTCTGATTCTTTTTTCTTATTATCTCGTTATCAAACTCTTTGATTTAAAAGTAATAAAAATATTCTTGTATTGTCTTCCTGGTTTTTTAATCCTTTTTAATTTTTATAATAGTTTAGAAACTCTTTATGCTGATGAACACAGTTACGGACGGTTTCGCGAGGCGTATAGAGTGATTGTTGAAAATTACAACCCCGAGGAAGATGTTTTGTTTGGGCAATACCTTAGAACATATTATTTAAGAGAACTTGGGGATGATCTTACAGCTATAAGTATGCGCAACAAGCGTAAGTACGATTTTTTTGAGTTTTTGGAGGATCTAGGTAAATGTAAGTCTGGTTGGGTAACTTGGGAAACTAGGAAGGGTTATCACATTCAGGAGGATATTATAGATTATATTGAAGAAAACTTTGAGAAATATCACGGTCAGGGAGTGGATAATACTAATGTCGAAGTTTATTATTTTAATCAGGACATGGTTAAAGAGTTTAGGAGTATGGCTTCTTACAGTGGAAAAGAGCTAGTGGAAGAGGCGTCGGATACAAAAGGGGTTATTTACAATAATGACTATGATTTTGTCCAACCTGCTGAATACAATCAGCCAGGGTACTTGGAGTATGAGATTGACATACTGGAGCCTGTGGCCAATCTTAGTATATGGTGGAATGCTTTTGTTCTTTACGAGGGTAATTATATAAAACTGTGGTATTCTAACGATGCAAAAAATTACGAATTGCTAGAACGTCTTGAAGGGTCGAAGAAAGGTTTGCGGAGAAAAGGCTTTTTGGATATTCCTTGGGATGAGGAGTACCCAGCTCTTTACTTAAGGGTGGAGTTGTTTGCAAACCAAGAAACAAGTGCGGTTAAATTTGATTCTCGTATTACGGAGTTTAAGGTCTATTCTACCTTTTGA